From Brassica oleracea var. oleracea cultivar TO1000 chromosome C3, BOL, whole genome shotgun sequence, a single genomic window includes:
- the LOC106328993 gene encoding cold-regulated 413 plasma membrane protein 1-like translates to MTFTAMRRDHGTLHAMVGSDLNELATAAKNLANHTLMLTGLGFGTSLLEWIASIAAIYLLVLDRTNWKTNMLTSLLIPYIFFSLPSVIFGLFRGDVGKWIAFVAVVVQLFFPKHFREWFELPAALILLIVVAPGLIAGTFRDNWVGLVVCLLIGCYLLQEHIRASGGFRNSFTKAHGISNTLGIIALVVFPVWALAF, encoded by the exons ATGACTTTCACAGCGATGAGGAGAGACCATGGAACCCTTCATGCTATGGTTGGATCCGATCTCAACGAGCTCGCTACCGCTGCTAAGAATCTCGCTAATCACACCTTAATGCTCACTGGTTTAGGCTTTGGTACTTCTCTCCTCGAATGGATTGCTTCAATCGCCGCCAT ATACTTGTTGGTCTTGGATCGGACTAATTGGAAGACGAATATGCTCACATCCCTTTTGATTCCTTACATCTTCTTCAGTCTTCCTTCTGTGATCTTTGGCCTTTTCAG AGGAGATGTCGGTAAATGGATCGCGTTTGTAGCTGTTGTTGTACAACTCTTCTTCCCTAAACACTTTCGAG AATGGTTTGAATTACCGGCGGCTCTGATTCTACTCATCGTGGTGGCTCCGGGTCTCATCGCCGGCACATTCAGAGACAACTGGGTTGGTTTAGTCGTATGCTTATTGATCGGATGTTACTTGCTTCAAGAACACATTAGAGCTTCAGGTGGATTTAGAAACTCGTTCACAAAAGCTCATGGCATCTCCAACACACTTGGGATCATTGCCCTCGTCGTCTTTCCCGTTTGGGCTCTTGCCTTTTAA
- the LOC106331916 gene encoding uncharacterized protein LOC106331916, which produces MSKAMEVWVGEMKKLGEKINHRNTLMQSKKSTSSIVSKQQGGEEERGVAQNVREKDTTMSELTVCLLMDRFVPW; this is translated from the coding sequence ATGTCAAAAGCTATGGAGGTTTGGGTTGGAGAGATGAAAAAGCTGGGTGAGAAGATAAACCATAGAAACACGTTGATGCAAAGCAAGAAGAGTACATCTTCTATTGTGTCCAAACAACAAGGAGGAGAAGAAGAAAGAGGAGTTGCTCAAAATGTAAGAGAGAAGGATACAACTATGTCTGAGCTCACTGTATGTCTTCTCATGGATCGTTTTGTTCCATGGTGA
- the LOC106328885 gene encoding diphthamide biosynthesis protein 3-like, which produces MSYDDVEIEDMEWNEEIQAYTYPCPCGDLFQITKEDLRLGEEIANCPSCSLYITVIYNMEDFQNDTKKKNNEPQSSQAVAVAVA; this is translated from the coding sequence ATGTCGTACGACGATGTGGAGATAGAGGATATGGAGTGGAACGAAGAGATCCAGGCGTACACGTACCCTTGCCCCTGTGGCGATTTGTTCCAGATCACCAAGGAGGATCTGCGTCTCGGCGAAGAGATCGCGAATTGCCCGAGCTGCTCGCTCTATATCACTGTCATCTACAACATGGAGGATTTTCAGAACGATACGAAAAAGAAGAACAACGAACCTCAAAGTAGCCAAGCCGTCGCCGTCGCCGTCGCTTGA